The DNA segment TTCGGCTGGGTCAATACGTATTTGCCGTTTATCGTGCCACACGCATTGGCGGGGGGAGCGGGAGGAACCTTCTTCGTCTTTCTGCTAATTCAATTCATTCGCGGTATTCCGCGGGAGTTGGATGAATCGGCAAAAATCGACGGGTGCAACTGGTTCGGAATTTATTGGAGAATCATCATGCCTTTGATGAAGCCGTCGATCGTGACCGTGATCATTTTCTGTTTCCTCTGGAACTGGGATGACTTCCTAGGTCATCTGCTGTACATTAACTCTGTAGATAAATACACGGTGGGATTGGCGCTGCGGATGATTAACGACTCCCAAGGTGGAGCGGAATGGGGACAACTTCTCGCGATGTCGCTAGTATCCATTCTACCAGCAACTTTCTTGTTTACCTTCGCCCAGAAGTATTTCGTCGAGGGCGTAGCCACAACCGGAATTAAAGGGTAGCCAGCTAGCAATCAATATAATATATTAAAATTAAGAAAACATTGAGGCAGGCGCGGCTTCAATGTTTTTTTAGGTCTTGTATCGGTGCTTTTCTTAGACTCTTGCTTGAAAGAGGGGACGCACATTATGATCAATCCATTCAAAAAATATAGAATCGATTTTCTGTTCATTATTTGCTTCGCCGGCTTGATTACACTTGTGCTCGCAAGCACGGTGTGGATTAGCTATGTCATCTCATCGCGCGAATTGGCCGATAATACATCCTATTACCAACAAAGGCTACTAGAGGAGCTGAATAATGAAATTACGGGCCGGCTTACATCGATCGAGCAGGTATCTCTTACCACCTCGAGGGACAGTGATTTGCTTACGTTTCTGTCGGGCAAGGAGGATGAGTTTGACCGCTATCGCAGGTCGATGGGCATTAAGCAGGCCCTTGCTCATCTGACCTATTCGATTCCGCAAATCCAAGCGATCGATTTATATCTGGAACAGCCCCAGTGGGGCGATCACCAGAGCTATATCCAGTTTCACCAATTGGAAGAGGCTGCGGAGCAGTCCTGGTATTCGGCATTGGAGAAGAACGATTTCGCCTGGTCGGAGGAGCATCAAATTACGACTTTCAAGGGAGAAGCCTCTGTGCTGAGCTTTTCTCGTAAAATTTATTATAATACCCGGTTTATGGGCATTCTTGTCGTGCATGTGAAGGCCGATTGGATCCGGAGCATGCTCGAAGGATATTCCCAGGATTCGAACCGCATTCTGCTAGATCGGAACGGCAGAGAGCTGCTTAGCGTTGGGAAGCCGATGAAGGAAGCCGGGCTGCTGGAGTCCGATCCGCGGTTTACAGGTGAATCGGGCGTTTTTCGTCTCCATACGCAGCCGCATAGCGACGAAAATCTCATTGTTTATTCCAAAGTAGCAGATTCCGATTGGATGCTCGTCGAGATTACGCCGTGGAAGCAAATTACGGCGGGTAGCGTGAAGCTTGCCGGAGCGATCATTTCGATTGGCATCGGTGCTTTATTGCTGGCGTTCCTGCTGACGCTCTTGCTAAGCCGGCAGTTCATGAAGCCGATTGCCCAGCTTGTAAAGGCGATGAAAACTTATGTCGTCGGAGGAGAACAAGCGAAGCTGATGAACGACTATACGAATGAATTCGGTGTTCTCTTTGCGGGCTATCGCCGATTGAATGAACGAATCGAAGCGCTTTACTTATCGCTTGCCGAGCGTTATGAGCAGCAGCGGAAGGCTGAAATTGAGGCACTGCAGGCAAATATTAACCCGCATTTTCTCTATAATACGTTGGATCAGCTCAACTGGATGGCGATCGCGGAAGGCCAAGATAAGATGAGTCGCATTCTCGAGCTAATGGGCCGCATGTTCCGGATCGGCTTGTCCCATGGGGAGAGCTTCATTACGATCGGTGAGGAGTTGACCCACGTGGGCTGTTATTTGGAAATCCAGCAGCTGAGATGGGAGGAAGGATTGGAGTACGAGGTAATAGCTGAGCAAGAGGTACAGAAGCTGTATATCCCGAAGATGACGCTCCAGCCCTTCGTTGAAAATTCGATGATCCATGGATTTAATTCAAGACAGAGTGGCCATATCCTGATCAAAGTGGCAGAGGAAGGCGAACGCATCCGCATTATCATCAAGGATGATGGGACGGGGTTATCTTATAACCATGATAAGGGAAATAACCGGCGCAAGGGTGGATACGGAATTAGGAACGTAAGGGAAAGATTCTCGGCGTATTTCGGCAAGGAATTTGATATCTCACTCGCGGACGGTGAGCAGGGAGGGACGATCGTATCGATTGCTTTTCCACGGCTTACCGAAGCACCGGGAAGGGGCGAAGCATAATCGGACGATTTTATAATAAATTGTGCATCTCTCTTATACTCCATATTACGCGGAGTTGGTAGGATAAATATTGACTACAATATATTTTTTCTCTAGGGGGTAAGGCATTATGATAAAATGGAAGCGATTGCAGATTGTCGCAGCGCTGCTAGTATGCTCTTTATTGTTGGCCGCATGCGGCGGTGGTAAGGGCGATAATGCTGGAGCAACGTCTAGCGATGCACCGGCTGCATCTAATGCGGCGTCAGAGAAAGTAAAGCTGCGGATTATGTGGTGGGGATCGCAGCCACGTCACGAAGCGACGTTGAAGGCATTGGAGCTGTACACCGAGAAAAATCCGCATATAACTTTCGAGCCGGAATACTCTGGAATGGACGGGTACCTGGATAAACTGTCTACTCAGGCAGCTGCTCATAACGAGCCGGATATTATCCAAATGGATCCAGGCTGGATTTCTGATTGGACATCACGTAACCAATTGGAAGAGCTCGACTCCATGGTGAACTTGGCTGACTTGACGCCAAGCCTTCTGCCAATTGGGCAGAAAGACGGCAAGCAGTATGGAGTACCGCTAGGATCGGTTGCTTTTGGGTTGATATATGACAAAGCTGCCTTAGAGAAGCTGGGCGTAGCTACTCCGCAAGATGGCTGGACATGGGATGATTTCTTCGCTCTAGCGGAGGAAGTGAAGCCTAAACTGGCGAAAGGCCAGTACTTCACCTTGGATTACGCTGGCAACTACTTTATGTTTAGTGCTTATCATTATGCCAAAGGCAAAGGGACGCTGATTACGGATGACGGCAAATTCAACATCGATGAAGCAACGTTCCTGGAATGGACGAAAAAGTTTGAACAGCTTCGCAATGAGGGACTAGTGCCTCCAGCCGATTTGAATGCGTCCGATAAGGAAATGGACCCGACGGCTGACCTGTTGGTTAACGGCAAAGTATTGTTCCGTTATTCATTCTCGAACAACTACACGACATGGGACAGTATGAAGGAAGGGGCTTTCGATCTTGTGACGATGCCGCGGGCTGAGGAAGCGGGCGGATGGTTGAAACCGTCCATGTTCCTTAGTTTGTCTCCAAACTCCAAGCATAAAGAAGAAGCAGCGAAATTTATCGACTGGTTCATCAATGATCCTGAGGCTGGAGCTATTCTAGGAACAGCGCGTGGTGTACCTGCTAATGCGAAAATCGCAGAAAGCTTGATACCGACCCTGCCGGAGGGTGAGCAAGTGGGCATGAAACTGATCGATGCTACGACTCCGGACGGGCAGACCTTTACAACGGGGCCAGAAGGCTGGGTGAACTTCATCGACAAAGATTTCCCGCTTGTACGCGACGAGCTGAGTTTTGGTAGAACAACGCCAGAGAAGGCTTATGAATCTCTGAAAAAGGCTGCGCAAGAGTACGAATAATAAGGTGAACAAATGCCCTTTATTTTGAATGACTACTAAATTATAACGTCATGCCTGAGAGGCTTAACAGCTAATCGGGCATGACGTATTATCATCGATGCGTTGCATTATGCATGGCATAATTCACGACATTATGCGAGAACACTGCTGTTGCAAAGGGGGCTCTATAGATGTGGAAGATTGGAATCATCGATGACGACCGCGGGGTGCTGCAGGGAATCAAAAGAGCGATCCCCTGGGATGAGTTGAATGCAGAGTGGGCAGGAGAGGCGCTGAACGGAGAAGAAGGTCTGGCAATGATTCAGTCTGCTTGTCCTGATATCGTCATAACCGACTTATATATGCCTGTCATGAACGGACTCGATATGATCGAGCAGCTGCGGCAAAACGGATATAAGGGCAAGGTCATTATTTTGAGCGGATATTCTGATTTTGAATATGCCCGCCAGGCTTTGCGGCTGAACGTGAGTGATTACTTGTCCAAACCGGTCAGCGTCCCTACCCTTAAGTCTGTGCTCGGCGAAGCCATAGCCGATCTGGAGAAGCAGGAGGAGCGGCGGGTGAAGCAGGATGAGCTGCTTCAGAAGCTGAGGTTGTATGAGCCGTTTGTAGAGAAGGAATGGGTGAAGTCGGCTGCGGCGGGCACTTTGCAGAATTCAAGTCTGGATATGGAAATTCCAACACCCTATCGTTACTGGTCTGAATGCGATCATACCGTTCTTGGCATTGAATTGGTTCGTAATCAACGGTCAGCGAAGCTCAGCTTGTCTGATTGGAGCCTCCTTCGTTTTGCAATCAGCAACATTATTGGGGAAGTGACCCAGGGGATCTTCGTCTCCTTTGACTATACAGATTTGCACACGAACCGCTCTGTGATTATTGTGCACAGCGAGCCCACCGAGCCAGCTGATCGATTGCGTGAGCGGCTGGAGCAGCTTGGCGTTCGCTTGATCGATTGCGTCAAGAGCTATTTGAAGTTGAAGATTCGCATCGGGATCGGTGAGCGCAAGAATAGCATCAAGGATATCGGCAGCTCGACAGAAGAAGCCTTTCGCGTTATCGACTTGAATCTGCAGCCGGCAGTTCCCGGTTATGATTTATTTGTCTATACACAGGAACTGCACAGTGGAGATGCACAAGCGCCGGTTCGGCCCATCAAGCTGTATTTAGAGCTGGCTGGAGCTATCCGAACGTCGCAGGAAAATCAGGCGCGTAAAATTATTAGGGATTATATGACACGGCTTGAGAAAGAAAAAGGCATCACGAAGTCATATGTCGGCATGTTGGCTGGTGAGCTATGGGGAATTATTGCTTTTGCTTTCTATGAGATGGGAACGGTCTTGGATGATATTTTTTCGAATGAGTGTATTACCCGTGAAATTGCTGATTTAAATCGGCCTTCTGAGCTGGCCGAGTGGCTCGGCGCCAAAATCGGAATCGTGTTCAGCAGCCGTGAATGGGGTGGCAACGGCAAGCATCGGCAGGCCGTCGACTTCATGATGGAATATATCCACGAGCACTACGCCGAGGATATCACTCTGGCTGGGCTTGCAGATAAAGTGTACATTTCGCGTAATTACCTCTCGATGATTTTTAAGAACATTACGGGGGAGACGTTTAATAATTATTTGACAAGAGTGCGAATTGAGAAGGCTCGAGAACTCTTGATGGAGAAGAAAGTTCTGGTATATGAAGTCGCGGAAATGGTCGGATACAAAAACGTTCCTTATTTCAGCACGGTGTTTAAGAAAATTACTGGGATGAACCCGACGGAAATCGTGAAATAAAGAAGGGGTGGCAATATGAATAGTAATTATGATTTAGCTTGGCTGCGGTATGACAAAGTATCAGCGGATGGAGCAGGTAGGGAACAATCTCTAGCGCTGCAGCAGCTTCAAGGGTATTTGAGCAATATCGTGATGGCCGACGGGGTGTCTTCCCAGGTATTTCGCACGGCAATACAGGAGTTGACGAAGGGCATTGGCTCATTGACAGGCGAGCAGCCTTCTCTCTCTCATACCGTGGAAGCTGATCGCTTTCTGGCTGTAGGTACGTTGGAGGATACGGGCAACCTCGGCCATCTGCCGTTGCTAAATGATTCACTGGAGGCAGCGGAAGCAGCTCGTTTGGGAGAAGAAGGTTATGTTATCCGCGAGGTGGCTAGAGAAGGCAAGGATTACATTGTTATTGCCGGGAGAACGGAAAAGGGACTGCTTTACGGTGTGTTTCATTTTTTGCGTCTGCTGCAAACGGGTCAGGCGTCGGAGGCGCTGGATTTAGTCGAGGCGCCGAAGTATCAGCTACGGATGGTTAATCAATGGGACAATATGGACGGGAGCATTGAGCGCGGGTATGCAGGTCAATCGGTTTTTTATCAGGACAATAAGATCGTCTCGGATCTGACCCGCGTACGGCAATATGCCCGAATGCTGGCCTCTGTCGGGATTAATGGTATAGCCATCAATAATGTCAACGTACATGAGGTGGAAACGAAGCTGATTACGCCAGAGCTGTTGCCTGACGTTGCTCGGGTGGCCGATGTGTTCCGCGATTATGGGATTCGCCTTTATCTCAGCGTTAACTTTGCCGCGCCACTCGAGCTGGGGGGGACGTCCACTGCTGATCCGCTGGAGCCAGTTGTACAAGAATGGTGGAAGGAGCGCGCGGCGGATATTTATCGCTACATCGCTGATTTTGGTGGATTTCTGGTCAAGGCTGATTCCGAGAATCGTCCGGGGCCGTTCACGTATGGCCGGGATCATGCGGATGGTGCCAATATGTTGGCAGAAGCACTGGAGCCTTATGGCGGACTCGTATTGTGGAGATGTTTTGTATATGATTGCCATCAGGACTGGCGGGATCGCAAAACCGACCGTGCCCGCGCAGCCTATGATCATTTCAAGCCACTGGACGGCAGGTTTAAGGATAATGTTATTTTGCAAATCAAAAATGGCCCGATGGATTTCCAGGTCAGAGAGCCGGTATCGCCGCTGTTCGGTGCCATGAAGCAAACGAATCAGATGCTGGAATTTCAGATCACTCAGGAATATACAGGACAGCAAAGGCATGTATGCTACTTGATTCCGCAGTGGAAAGAGGTACTAGAGTTCGATACGCTATGCCAGGGTGAAGGCAGCAAGGTGAAGGATATTGTCGCCGGACAGGTTCATCCGTATAAATATAGTGGGATTACAGCGGTATCCAGCATTGGCGATGATTATAACTGGACAGGGCATTATCTTGCTCAATCCAATTTGTACGGATATGGTCGGCTGTTGTGGAACCCGGAGTTGAGCGCGGAAGAGATCGCCGAGGAATGGACGAATATGACCTTTGGTGACGATCAGGCTGTGGTGAATACCATTCTGGACATTCTTATGGAATCCTGGCCGACCTACGAGAACTATACCTCTCCGCTTGGCGTAGGCTGGATGGTCGTGCCGCATTATCACTACGGTCCAGACGTGGACGGGTATGAGTACTCCAAATGGGGCACCTATCATTTTGCGGATCGCGATGGCATCGGTGTAGACAGAACTCAAGCGACAGGTACGGGATACTCGGCTCAATACGTTGGTGCAAATGCAGCTCTATATGACAGCCTGGAGACTTGCCCAGATGAGCTATTGTTATTTTTCCATCATGTACCCTATACCCATGTCTTGAAATCCGGTAAGACCGTTATTCAACATATTTATGACACCCACTTTGCAGGGGTCGAACAGGTGGAGCAGTGGATCGTGCGCTGGGATGCCCTGGAGAAGGATAAGCTTGACCAGCAGCGTTATACTCATGTGAAGGAGCGTCTGCTGGAGCAGCTCGAGAGCGCCAAGCATTGGCGGGATGTGATCAATACGTATTTTTATCGTAAATCAGGTATCCAGGATCAGCATAATAGAGTGATTTACTAGGTGTTTCGGGAGTAGTTCAGGTGCGTGGAGTGTGGAGTGTGAAGTGTGAAGTGCGTGGAGTTATTGTGTTGATTGGGTGAGTGATTGAGTGAGTGATTGAGTGATTAAGTGATTAAGTGATTAAGTTTACTAGCCTTATTAGCTTACAGCATTACTAGCAGTATTACTGGCATTATTAGTTTACAGCATTACTAGCAGCATTACTGGCATTATTAGCTTACAGCATTACTAGCCTTGTTAGTTTGAATTGCTGCTATATGCTATAAAAGTAAGCTAAAGAATAGGATGCGGGCAGGGCAAGAGAGAAGTTGATTCCAAAAGAAACGGATGGGGCTGTTCAGGAGGTCAGTGAAAACGGACTGCTGGACAGCTCCATTTATTCTCAAAAATACTGCTTTTCAGCTCAAGCCGGCGGTCGGTCGCCTAGGTGATTGTATTCTTGTATCTTGTAAACCTATAGCGTCCAATTGTGAGTCGATATCGCCCATCGTGAATCTAACGCAAGACGTGAGTCGATATCGCCTATTGTGAATCAATACGCCCAAAACGTGAGTCGATAGCCGCTCATCGTGAATCTAACGCAAGACGTGAGTCGATATCGCCTATCGTGAATCAATACGCCCAAAACGTGAGTCGATAGCCGCTCATTGTGAATCTATATTATCCAGGAAATTTGGGGCACAAGCACCATAGATCGTTGTAACATTCTACGTGCTAGCCAATGTCTTTTTCAATAGTTCAACTTTTATAAATGGATTTATAGTAGTTAATTTCTGTGTTATAGGGAAAGCAAATATTTAAATGGATTTCATGTGGCTAAAAAAGGGAAATGGGCCAATCTTGGGCTAGAATCCTGATTTTAGATTCATAAAATCCATCTAATCCTCTGATAGCTTCATTTATAGCACTACTAGATACATGAAATCCATTTAATGTACCATGGCGAGGTGTCTTGGTACATGGCAACTTATCGTACACCAGAGCATGGTGAGGTGTTCTAGTGTACAGCATCTTAATGCAGCAGATAGTAAGGCATCCTAATATGAACAGCTTAGTACACGCAGGACGTTGGTAACCTCTCCCTCGCAGCTCATCCAGCATTCATACCGCCCATACCTTATTCTGGTCCGACATAACCTTTGCGTCCGGCAGCATATCCGAAGACTATCGTTAGTAAAGATAATCCGGTAATTGTTGCTAGCGGGACAGACCAATTTCCGCTCTGATCATGGATGAAGCCGAACAGAGTCGGTCCAACAGCGGCAAGTAAGTAGCCGAAAGACTGTGCCATTCCGGATAGTTCAGCTGCCTGATCAGCTGTTCGCGAACGCAGGGCGAAGAACAAGATGACAAGACTGAATGTCGTTCCGCAGCCGAGACCGATTGCTATTATGAATAAAGATGTCAAGGCTGAACTGCCGATCCAGATGCCTCCGAATCCGATGAGGAACAGAGCGGAGGAGACGGCAGCTAGTCCTTTTTGACTTTGCGTTCTGGAGGCGATAAGTGGCATCAGGAAAGATCCGGCCATACTTGCAACTTGCATCAGGGAGAGCATCCAGCCCGCTTTTGCAGGATTCAATCCCTGTTCTTGCAATATTTCCGGTAGCCAGGAAATGCCTACATAGAACATGATCGATTGGAAGCCCATGAAGATTGTTACCTGCCAGGCAATGGAAGATCTCCAGACGACTCCTGTTTTACGATAAGAACGTGCACCCTGTGATTTGTAGTTGTTACTGTTGCGGCGGAGCTGGGGAATCCATATTAAGGCGGCTACAGCTGACAAAATGGCCCAATAGACGAGCGCACCTCTCCACCCTGCACTGTGGGAAAGAGGGATGCTGATTCCGGAGGCAATGGCTGCCCACCCGTTCATGGACGAGGTGTATAAGCTGGTCATCAGGCCAATTCGATGCGGGAGGTCGCGTTTGATTAAGCCGGGGACCAACACATTGCAAACCGCGATCGCACTGCCGATTAAGGCGGTTCCGAAAAACAATGCAGGAATATTAGGCAGGGAACGTACAAGAATTCCCGCTGTCATAACGACCATGCAGTAGAGCAGTGTTCGCTCCATACCGAACCGCCATGCCAGTTTGGGAGCGGCGAGGGCGAAAATGGCAAAGGCGATGAGCGGCAGCGTGGTCAGCATGCCCGCAGCCGTATGTGATAGCCCTGTAGTGCTTTGGATTTCGCCAATAAGCGAGCCAACGCCAGTGAGTGGCGAACGCAGCGTTGCCGCAGTGAGCAGAATAGCTATAATCAGCAGTGCTGATGCGCCAAGTCTTTGCTTTGCAGGACGATTGTTGGCCTTCAAGGTTTTATTTGAATTATTGTCAAGATCATTACCCGTATTTCGGATAGAGGAAGAGAGTGGGGCAGCTTCAATTCCTGGTCGTTTTGATGTGTCGTTTTTTGATTCTTTCATCGCTGTACGTACTCCTCCTGATCCATGTCGCCTTACTTATGCAGTGGCTAAAGTGGCTTTACCTTAACATATGAATACTTTTTCAAGCAATAGTCAACCTAGGGGCATCGCTCAATTCCTACATACTACTTTCCACATATTCACTAGATAATATGAACTATTGAATGATGTAGGACAAGCATAATAGTGGCTTCTCCGATTGCTGTTCTCTTAGGCTTCTTGGGTGATACAGGTTCATAGAGTCAGAAATCCCAACTGGTCACCCTGGATGATATAGGTTCATAAAATCAGAAATTCGATCCGGTAAGATGCGGAAAACCAAGCTGTCACACTAAATGGAGTTCATGTATCTAATTACGCTTTAAATGAAGGTTGCAGGGGATTAGGTGGATTTGTTGCACCTAAAATCAAGGAACAACCCATAATTGGTTCTTTCCCTTCTTTTAATATCACGAACTCAACTTTCGCAGCTTGAAATCGGCAAATAAGCCTTGATGTAACTGGGCAAGCCAGCGATCCATTGCTGTAGTTGTGTTTGAATGAGTGTTGTGATCTTCTTACTGGCTTTCTTGGAGATATCTTCGATTAATTCAATCAGTTGTTTTAAGGCTACAGCCCAATCTAGCTGACCTACTTCATCACATAGCAAATAAAACAAGCCACCAAGCGTACGGTTGTCGGTACTTTGTCGGTGTTGCCACGCTAGCAAAATATACCGTGAAAAAACAATCGTGGTATGGCTGATAAGGAGATCATATGAGCGTCCTTGAAACTCTTTTTGTAGGCGCAGTAAGGATTTGGCACACTTAAAGAAGACTTCGATATCCCAGCGAATGCCGTATATCTGAATCATTTTTTCTTCCGAAATCGTTAGGTCGGTGCATAGAATGGCAAGCCATTCTTTCTTTTTTGAGCGGTGACGCACGAAAACCATCATGACTGGAATCCCTGGAGACAACTCGGTACGGATAGAGCGTAAGATTCCCTTGTTTTTTCCTTGAACAGGGATGGCTTCATAATAAAGTTCTTGCAAAGATAATCGGCGTTCGTCAACAAGATAACGCTTCTTATCCGCTTTGACCATGCCGATCACATCTAGGCCTCGATCAACGATGGCTTGGATTAATGGAGCATGTGTGAACCAACTATCCATTAGCACGTATGAAGCCTGCACACCAGCGGAAAGCGCACGATCAATCATCGATGGAATAATTTCAGGAGCAGGAAGCAAAGCTTCGACCCGACGCTTGTAGCCAGACGTTCTCTTGTCGATCCCTTGCATGATCCCATTTATTTGCGATTTCATCGAAGCTAGCAAGGAGAAGTCAACGGGAATAAACGTATGACCATCCGACCAGCCTAGCGTAAGCATCCGAAATCCTTTATAAAAGGAACCCGTTGCATGATCTTTAAATCGAGAAAGCAGTTCAACCTTCTTGCTACGATTGCGCTCAAACATGGAGTCGTCAACAACAAATGCAGACATGCGATCTTCACCTGTCAGTGGGCGAATTTTATCGATAGTGGAGGAACTAAGCAATGACAGAAATTTGCGCCATGCATAGCCGCTGTGATTCAGGAATCGATAGATCGCATCCTTCCCAGGAAACGTATCACCTTTCTCGCTTTCCAACAGGCGGAACCAGTTTTTGTGGTGAAACAAAAGGACA comes from the Paenibacillus lentus genome and includes:
- a CDS encoding carbohydrate ABC transporter permease yields the protein MTITKSKWKGLIRHAMLTVFSLIMVYPVIWWIGASLKSNQELSSPSLFPTVPQWSNYIKGWHSVPGFTFTDFYVNTFYLIIAIIIVTVISSTLVAFGFARLDFPLRGFWFSLLMLTLMLPGQVLIIPQYAMFHQFGWVNTYLPFIVPHALAGGAGGTFFVFLLIQFIRGIPRELDESAKIDGCNWFGIYWRIIMPLMKPSIVTVIIFCFLWNWDDFLGHLLYINSVDKYTVGLALRMINDSQGGAEWGQLLAMSLVSILPATFLFTFAQKYFVEGVATTGIKG
- a CDS encoding cache domain-containing sensor histidine kinase, whose protein sequence is MINPFKKYRIDFLFIICFAGLITLVLASTVWISYVISSRELADNTSYYQQRLLEELNNEITGRLTSIEQVSLTTSRDSDLLTFLSGKEDEFDRYRRSMGIKQALAHLTYSIPQIQAIDLYLEQPQWGDHQSYIQFHQLEEAAEQSWYSALEKNDFAWSEEHQITTFKGEASVLSFSRKIYYNTRFMGILVVHVKADWIRSMLEGYSQDSNRILLDRNGRELLSVGKPMKEAGLLESDPRFTGESGVFRLHTQPHSDENLIVYSKVADSDWMLVEITPWKQITAGSVKLAGAIISIGIGALLLAFLLTLLLSRQFMKPIAQLVKAMKTYVVGGEQAKLMNDYTNEFGVLFAGYRRLNERIEALYLSLAERYEQQRKAEIEALQANINPHFLYNTLDQLNWMAIAEGQDKMSRILELMGRMFRIGLSHGESFITIGEELTHVGCYLEIQQLRWEEGLEYEVIAEQEVQKLYIPKMTLQPFVENSMIHGFNSRQSGHILIKVAEEGERIRIIIKDDGTGLSYNHDKGNNRRKGGYGIRNVRERFSAYFGKEFDISLADGEQGGTIVSIAFPRLTEAPGRGEA
- a CDS encoding ABC transporter substrate-binding protein, producing the protein MIKWKRLQIVAALLVCSLLLAACGGGKGDNAGATSSDAPAASNAASEKVKLRIMWWGSQPRHEATLKALELYTEKNPHITFEPEYSGMDGYLDKLSTQAAAHNEPDIIQMDPGWISDWTSRNQLEELDSMVNLADLTPSLLPIGQKDGKQYGVPLGSVAFGLIYDKAALEKLGVATPQDGWTWDDFFALAEEVKPKLAKGQYFTLDYAGNYFMFSAYHYAKGKGTLITDDGKFNIDEATFLEWTKKFEQLRNEGLVPPADLNASDKEMDPTADLLVNGKVLFRYSFSNNYTTWDSMKEGAFDLVTMPRAEEAGGWLKPSMFLSLSPNSKHKEEAAKFIDWFINDPEAGAILGTARGVPANAKIAESLIPTLPEGEQVGMKLIDATTPDGQTFTTGPEGWVNFIDKDFPLVRDELSFGRTTPEKAYESLKKAAQEYE
- a CDS encoding response regulator transcription factor, with amino-acid sequence MWKIGIIDDDRGVLQGIKRAIPWDELNAEWAGEALNGEEGLAMIQSACPDIVITDLYMPVMNGLDMIEQLRQNGYKGKVIILSGYSDFEYARQALRLNVSDYLSKPVSVPTLKSVLGEAIADLEKQEERRVKQDELLQKLRLYEPFVEKEWVKSAAAGTLQNSSLDMEIPTPYRYWSECDHTVLGIELVRNQRSAKLSLSDWSLLRFAISNIIGEVTQGIFVSFDYTDLHTNRSVIIVHSEPTEPADRLRERLEQLGVRLIDCVKSYLKLKIRIGIGERKNSIKDIGSSTEEAFRVIDLNLQPAVPGYDLFVYTQELHSGDAQAPVRPIKLYLELAGAIRTSQENQARKIIRDYMTRLEKEKGITKSYVGMLAGELWGIIAFAFYEMGTVLDDIFSNECITREIADLNRPSELAEWLGAKIGIVFSSREWGGNGKHRQAVDFMMEYIHEHYAEDITLAGLADKVYISRNYLSMIFKNITGETFNNYLTRVRIEKARELLMEKKVLVYEVAEMVGYKNVPYFSTVFKKITGMNPTEIVK
- a CDS encoding alpha-glucuronidase family glycosyl hydrolase, producing the protein MNSNYDLAWLRYDKVSADGAGREQSLALQQLQGYLSNIVMADGVSSQVFRTAIQELTKGIGSLTGEQPSLSHTVEADRFLAVGTLEDTGNLGHLPLLNDSLEAAEAARLGEEGYVIREVAREGKDYIVIAGRTEKGLLYGVFHFLRLLQTGQASEALDLVEAPKYQLRMVNQWDNMDGSIERGYAGQSVFYQDNKIVSDLTRVRQYARMLASVGINGIAINNVNVHEVETKLITPELLPDVARVADVFRDYGIRLYLSVNFAAPLELGGTSTADPLEPVVQEWWKERAADIYRYIADFGGFLVKADSENRPGPFTYGRDHADGANMLAEALEPYGGLVLWRCFVYDCHQDWRDRKTDRARAAYDHFKPLDGRFKDNVILQIKNGPMDFQVREPVSPLFGAMKQTNQMLEFQITQEYTGQQRHVCYLIPQWKEVLEFDTLCQGEGSKVKDIVAGQVHPYKYSGITAVSSIGDDYNWTGHYLAQSNLYGYGRLLWNPELSAEEIAEEWTNMTFGDDQAVVNTILDILMESWPTYENYTSPLGVGWMVVPHYHYGPDVDGYEYSKWGTYHFADRDGIGVDRTQATGTGYSAQYVGANAALYDSLETCPDELLLFFHHVPYTHVLKSGKTVIQHIYDTHFAGVEQVEQWIVRWDALEKDKLDQQRYTHVKERLLEQLESAKHWRDVINTYFYRKSGIQDQHNRVIY
- a CDS encoding CynX/NimT family MFS transporter; the protein is MKESKNDTSKRPGIEAAPLSSSIRNTGNDLDNNSNKTLKANNRPAKQRLGASALLIIAILLTAATLRSPLTGVGSLIGEIQSTTGLSHTAAGMLTTLPLIAFAIFALAAPKLAWRFGMERTLLYCMVVMTAGILVRSLPNIPALFFGTALIGSAIAVCNVLVPGLIKRDLPHRIGLMTSLYTSSMNGWAAIASGISIPLSHSAGWRGALVYWAILSAVAALIWIPQLRRNSNNYKSQGARSYRKTGVVWRSSIAWQVTIFMGFQSIMFYVGISWLPEILQEQGLNPAKAGWMLSLMQVASMAGSFLMPLIASRTQSQKGLAAVSSALFLIGFGGIWIGSSALTSLFIIAIGLGCGTTFSLVILFFALRSRTADQAAELSGMAQSFGYLLAAVGPTLFGFIHDQSGNWSVPLATITGLSLLTIVFGYAAGRKGYVGPE
- a CDS encoding IS4 family transposase; its protein translation is MIEQSILQNQLPNEIKPAFKELKVLQHLRTAGFKKRFGYTCSFLFQLVFVLLFHHKNWFRLLESEKGDTFPGKDAIYRFLNHSGYAWRKFLSLLSSSTIDKIRPLTGEDRMSAFVVDDSMFERNRSKKVELLSRFKDHATGSFYKGFRMLTLGWSDGHTFIPVDFSLLASMKSQINGIMQGIDKRTSGYKRRVEALLPAPEIIPSMIDRALSAGVQASYVLMDSWFTHAPLIQAIVDRGLDVIGMVKADKKRYLVDERRLSLQELYYEAIPVQGKNKGILRSIRTELSPGIPVMMVFVRHRSKKKEWLAILCTDLTISEEKMIQIYGIRWDIEVFFKCAKSLLRLQKEFQGRSYDLLISHTTIVFSRYILLAWQHRQSTDNRTLGGLFYLLCDEVGQLDWAVALKQLIELIEDISKKASKKITTLIQTQLQQWIAGLPSYIKAYLPISSCES